tgctttgcgccacctttgcttaacccactgcactaccgcctgactccctctctccccattcttctcatagaaagaaaaagacaccacaacaaaAGAGCTTCTCCCCAATGCCACTGTGCTCCCATATAGTGcaggagggctcaaacctgggttgtgcacatgttaCGGCCCATGCCCTGGCCCTTATTAGCTGttttataaaaacaattaaagCAAGGAACCATGTAAGCTTATAGCAACTAAAAATATTGAGGCTTTTAAAATACTATTCTCGCATTAAGTCTCTAACAGAACACCAGAAATTCTGACCACAAACTCACATCTTTATAGGCAAGTTACCAGTATCATTCCTAGGAGAATACTGACTGGAATGGTTTTCAAGCAAGCAAATTCTAAGAATCCCaacctcactctttttttttgtaaatattttttatttatttttccttttttgttgcccttttttttttaattgttgtagttattgttgttgatgtcatggttgttggatagaacagagagaaatggtgagaggaggggaagacagagagggggagagaaagatagactcctgaagacctgcttcacccaccacttgtgaagccactccccttgcagatggggagctggaaggctcgaactgggatccttacctgctgcgccacatgcgcttacctgctgcgatactgcccaactccccccaaccTCACTCTTATATAGTGAAGTCCACAAGCCTCTCCCACATAGTCTTACCTGCAGCAGAGATGACAATATCTGCAAGAACTGTATGCTTCTTCAGCTGCTCTTTGGGAGTATATCGATGAGATATTGTAACAGTTGCATCACCTATGGGTTAAAATATTGATGTCTTGACTTCTGAATCAAAGTTGAATTAGGCCTCAACTAGTCATAAAATATAGAAAGTCAACATGTCTGAAGAACTGACCTAGTTAAGGAGCCATACTATCTGAACAGCCACATAACATTTACTTTATCTTATCATTTACTTTTTCTAAATGAGTACTTGACATATTAAAACCTTTTGCTATTAATCCTTGCTCTGTTCCTTAGGAGTTATATAATTAAGTTTATTCCTTATCCTGTGTAAGAGTTTTGCAAGAATTTTATCTCTTCTAAGCAAAATAGAACTAGAATTACCCAGGTTTTTCTTaaggcatgtttttttttttttaatgaggctaGAGATGAGTaaaccatttgtttatttatttatttaaatatttattttgataggacagagaaaaattgggagagaTGAGGAAGTTTAGAGAAATTGagggcttggggcttgaacctgagtccttgcatggtaacatgcagtGTATGCCACCATCTAGTCCTAGAAAATATATGGAAAGACAAAGTTTTTCCATTTGGTCATAATCATATGTGATAACTGGTTCATGAGGCTTTCTCTCAAATTATAGAATGATACATTACAGAAATATCAATTTAATTATTTGCTAAGGTCCAGCTTTTTTGTCCTACTAAATTACACAGAATGGGATACAAGCTTTGAATTAGAACTGATTCTTAGCTCTATCAAAGCCATACTGGAAATTTCTCATTGCCTATAACCACACTTAAGCTTAAAAATCAAATTTGCTTCTACATGTGTCCACTACTAGTTTCCTAATAAAGGGATATAAAACAAATGGTACTGAGTATAATGTCTTCTACTAAGATTAATTCCCTAATATCTGTCCACAAATAGCATCAAAAATAGCAAagtttaataataattataaatatcCATAGGACAAATCTGCAAGTTTTCACATAAGAGAACACTCTtctgaaagtttcttttttttttcccttttttttttttttaccagagcactgctcagctctggcagtgtaggggactgaacctgggactttggagcctcaggcatgagagtctgtttgcataaccattatgctatctacccctgccctctaaaAGTCTCCTTACCTCCAGGACGTTCATGTGCCCCATCTGTGTGTAGTAACATTGCAATGGGCATTCCAACATTTTTTGACCTTCCAGCCACAACTACATTCTTCCCTAAGGTTGGAATGCctagaggggaagaaaacaaacaaacaagaatttGCATCATGGGCATTGCTAGCTGACTCTCTGGAAAAAGGTATAGGGGGGGCCAAAGGAAAAGGGAAGTAGATGGCCTAGGACACAAATCTAGTTTTGATAATAAGTAAAGTCACTCCACTTACTGCCTCCTCagtcaaagaaattgaagaaAACAGCGTGTAAGGCACAAAGTATCATACATATGTGTACTCTGAGTTCTATTAAAACTTAAGTATCTTCTATGATGTTTTGGATTAAACTGCAATAGTACCCAGAAACAATAGCAAAGCCATAATTGAGGGGAGTAGGACCAGAGAGAGTGGAATAAGAGTTCCTCTTCTTTGCTACTATAGAAGTTTTTACCATTtgcaggtactttttttttttttttccagagcactagtcagctttggtttatggtagtgcccaggactgaacctgggaccttggagcctcaagcatgaaagtctttttacataaacatGATGCTATCTCTTTGGCCCACCactatttacaaatatatatttattaattaagaatggagagagagaaaaccaaagaatcactctggaatatgtgaTAGCTGGAATCAAGCTTAAGACCTCATGTTTTTAAATCCAGCACTtttaccactgtaccacctcccaagctGTGCAGTTAGCACTTTTATAAAACTAACAGACACAGAATTATgaaatggggggccaggtggtggcgtacctggttgagtgcatatgttacagtgcacaaggacccaggttcaagccccgagcccccacctgcaggaggaaagcttcacaagtggtgaagcaaggctgcaggtgtctctctgtctctcaccctctctatcaaccccttccctctcgatttctggctatctctatccaatcaataaagataattttaaaaattaaaaaaaaaaaaagaattatgaaatGTACCTACCAGTTCGTTTAATTATTTCCCATACTCCCCATGGGGTAGCTGGTAACATAGAATACTGGTCCAAACACATCCGCCCTACATTAATCACATGAAAGCCATCAACATCCTTGTCTGGAGAAACAGCATTGCAGATCTTTCTCTCGTCAATGTGCTCTGAAAAAGAAGTGAGGGCAAAAGCCTTAAATCACTGTTGTTAGCACCACTTGACTCCAGTCCATGTGTTTGTCACAAAAACCTTACATACCCTTCTATGACTTGCCTGTGTAACTTACTTCTACATCAATGCAGAAGTAACACGGAAGCAAAGCCAAATACCAACGTCAAAGCTTCTTGGGCTGCATTTCCCTATGGTCTTCTGTATCAAGATCTCAATACTGAATGAGCAAGTAATTGGCATGCTGAGTAGATGTACTCTGTATCAAATGAAATATTCACTCTCTTGAGTTTTCCTTCCCTTTAAGTCAATCCACACAAGATGTCTAATAACCAAATCGGGTCACGCTTcagaaatcattttatttattgactcctgttgctaccaaggttatcactgaagtTCAGTGCATACATGACGAATCCGCCAATCACAatggccaattttttttcttttctttttcctttttttggggggaggtgggataagacagagagaaactgaaaggagaaggagaggcaaagagggatacctgcagcactgctgcatggTTCATGAAGCCCCATTCCCTTGCAgggggatccagggcttgaacccagacccttgtgcatgctaatgtgtgtacACTCAGTcaagtgcgtcaccacctggtcccagaatcATTTTAGATAGTGGAGTCAAACTCACCTGGAAGAGGTAACTGAACAAGAAGGCCATCTACATTATCATCGTTATTCAGTTTATTAATTAAATTCAACAGCTCCTCCTCTGAAATTGAAGCTGGTTTCACAATTGTCTCACTGTTAATACCTGTAAGAAAATTGTATGGTTAAAAAATATGAAGGCATTTGCTGAGCAATGTTATGTTGCCTGGCATAGTCTACTATATTTATTAGCTGAGAAGCTTCATGCTTAGGGAGAAACCTAAAAAAGTAACTTCAGAATATACATATACACTAgagagctgggaagatagcatactaCTTACACAAATGACTTTGATGACTAAGAtaccaagttcccaggttcaaactcagtaTCACCATAAATTAAGAGTTGAGCAggactctactttttaaaaaattatatatactcacacaaaacacacacacacacacacacacacacacacacgtatgctaGCTTGACTCTGTTCCTTAtggatttttgaaaatattttgtttatttatcttaatgagagagacagagatgagactgctgctcagctctggcttatactgatgttagggattggacctgggaccgcagagcctcaaacatgaaagtcttttgcattactgttgtgctatcttcccccagTCCCTTTGCTCTTTGTATATATTGGGCTATGCAACCTTCACCAACCTTTCTTTAGATAGGAGAGGACACCAAGGCTTAGCAAAGTTGAAACACAAGCCAGTAGTGCTGAAGCCAATCTTTCCAGTTTCATTGTTTGTGTTCTTTCCACTGGACTATGCTACTTCCTAATTTTAGTGAGTTGTGACTTACTATTTTCTAAATATTCTAATGGGTTTTCAACGGAAAAGGGCAGAAGATATTAAtcctgtgattaaaaaaaaaaaagggagttgggcagtagctcagcgggttaagtgcacggggcacaaagcgcaaggaccgggataaggatcccggttggagcccccaaatccccacctgcaggggagtcgcttcacaggtagtgaagcaggtctgcaggtgtctgtctttctctccccctctgtcttcccctcctctctccatttctctctgtcctatctaacaacaatgacatcaacaacaactacagtaacaataaaaactaaatttaaaaaatttaaaaaaaaaagtatactaagGACTCAGTCCAGCAACAATGGCCAGCTACATAGATCTTCAGAAAGAAAGGTCACTGACCTAAGGTGAATGAGCAAACTCTGATGAATCCATTTAACTCTGGTTTCCTATCACATGGAGCAAGAACATAAGCTTctcaccacccagacccaattATTCTGCAGCTGAAACCCCTGTAACTTCTAACCTTAATGATTTAACTGGCTTTGGAAATGAATACTTGGTGAAGAAATCAAGATTTACTTTCCAGAAGTCAGAGTCATTTTCTTCACATCTATGACAATGTGACATCTAGGCCACATTACTGAGGTCTCTTTAGTCATCCATCTCCCTAACATTTAGCCTTAAATTACAAATGCTCAAAAATCTCagcattgggcaggggtagatagcataatggttatgcaaactgactctgatgcctgaggctccaaagtcccaggttcaatcccctgcaccaccataagccagagttgagcagtgctctggtaattaaaaaaaaaaaaaaatctcagcatTGACTGTCATCATTGCTTAAGAAAAGTAGAGTTTGAAGTTACTATCAAATGTTAAGACTAACAGAAGTTAGCACAGAAGGCAACGTATATTTACCATATTTTCACTGTTGTAAGTATTCAGAATAATCCATCTTTATATCAAAGTTTTAGATAGAGTTCAATTATACTAGCTCCTCTGCTTGGCTTTTCCCCAAGAAAAAGGGATAAtaaaattactattattaatagtaattattattagtaATTAGTTACtagtaataattaattattattagttTGCCTCAAGAAGTTGCAATTTAATAATAGAGTCTGAGAGTGATACATACCTACATCTGCAGCTGCTCTCGTTTTATTGAGGACATAGGAATGACTTGCAGGATTCTCACCAACCAGAACCACGCTGAGGTGAGGCCGTTTGTTGCCCAATGccacccactgctccacctcctgcccCACTTCCTGCTTGATCTGCTGGGCAAGTTTCCTTCCAGAAATGATAACAGCTTCATTTCTGTAGAATACAACAGTCACAAAGTCAAATAGCTTGAATTTTTGTGGAAAGTAAAGATCAGACTATTGAATGGTGTTATCTTTTAACATTCTTGttttttaggtgtttttttttagtatttttaatatttattcccttttgttgcccttgttttattgttgtagttactattggtgttgttattgatgtcgtcgttgttggataggacaaagagaaatggagagaggaggggaagacagagagggaagagaaagacagacacctgcagacctgcttcaccacttgtgaggcgactcccctgcaggtgaggagccaggggctcaaaccatgatccctaagtccttgagctttgagccacctgagcttaacccgccgcgctaccgtccgactccctttatttatttttttataggcagagagagcaattgagagggggatgagggagagaaaatgacctgcatcactgcttcaccactcatgaagcctctcgaCCAaaagtttgaacccagatccttgcatatagtaaagtgtgcactcaaccagatatgctaaCACGTAGCCCCTAAACAGTGCTATTAAATACCAAAACTTCAACTTAGGATAAAAGTTGCTTAGTGCCTAGTCTATGGGATGACTGAAATTTGAAGGACAGATTCAGGATGGCAAATCTATGTTCAGCGATATGTTTAGGAGAATAAAGTTGATTGAAATAATTATTATCACTAATCTGAAGCTCGGAATTTAAATAACTGACAGCAATTGGCAGTTAAGTCTCATATTCATATCTGCCTATATCTTCTGCCACATCAATCGCTCTTGACCACCGACAAATTGACATGTGCTGATAATATCCagtcatgtggtctgggaggtggcgcagtgataaaactttggactctcaagcatgaagttcccgagttcgatccccggcagcacatgtgccagagtgatgtctggttctttctctctcctcctatctttctcataaataaataaaatctttaaaaaaaaaaaaaaagtcagctttcAGATCATTTTCCATTCATCCAATTAGTTCTTAATTTCCACCaagcttttaaaaatgtaacttgCTGTGCAATTAACCCAATAAacaatatatggggatgatcaaACCTCAGTTGCCCAGTCCCCACAACCACCCCAGGGAATAGACTTTCACTGGTAATAGGAGTTAGGAGGGAGACTAGAGATTTCATCTCATAGTGACAGTGTGTTCCTACCACAAGGCCCCACTGCCCATATACAGATGACAGAGCAGGAGTAAGTCTGAAGCCAAGAACAACAATTTTCACATTGGCCAGCAAACCGGTTTGTGCAAAAGTTTAATTACAACAGGAGCAGTGATAATTAACTTGACCAACAACAGTTTCTCTCTTCCCACACTAGACCACATTTCAAACACTAGAGCTACAGAGGACTTATTGATAGGAGcacaagaaaaacatacaaagaaactgaaacagacAAATAGTAATCACATTCATGGTAGATGAGAGGATGGAATAAGAAAACTACTGTTAAGGGTTGAGGCAATAAAAAAGTTCaagaccgggagtcgggctgtagccagcgggttaagcgcaggtggcgcaaagcacaaggaccggcataaggatcccggttcgaaccccggctccccacctgcaggggagtcgcttcacaggcggtgaagcaggtctgcaggtgtctatctttctctcctcctctgtgtcttcccctcctctctccatttctctctgtcctatccaacaatgacaacaataataactacaacaataaaacaacaagggcaacaaaagggaataaataaaataaataaaaaaaaaaaaagttcaagatcCCGTAGAATCTTCAGTTCCACTATATTTAGACCTCGAAATAgccctctcttcccttatccctTGGTTATGGAACTATTCCTCTTCCAATATGAGaagcttccttttcttttattcatatatttgtatattgtcatcactgggacttcaccattcaaggcccaggctaacttttttccacagagagaaggaaagcacaACATCCAAGCATCCTCCAGTGTAATGGGATTGTACCCATTAAACAAGTGCACTGTCCAGATGAGCTGTATTTGCTGGCTcatggctttcttatttttcttttcttttattcctttacttatttaatttattcataaaataaaaaatagaaaatatcaacaaaaccagaggataagaagggtacaattccacacatttcccattaTGAaacttccatatcccatcctggaGTCTCCACTggaagcgttcctattctttatccctctgggagtatcttcccaggatcattatggggtgcagaaggtagaaggtctagctactgtaattccttctctgctggacatcggcattggcaggtcgatccatactcccagcctgtttctatctttccctagtggggcagggctcaggagaTGGGTGTCCAGGGAACagtggtgagatcatctgtccaggggagtcaggttgacatcatggtagcatctgcaacctggtgttctttttttctttttttaaaccagaacactgttcagctctggcttataggggtgcaaggaactgaacctaggacttttgagcctcaggcataagtctctctttacataaccattatgctatctacccccatgtagttttcttcttttcttttttttaactctaggattattgctggggctcagtgactaaaCCAcacaatccactgttccttgaggctattttttcccttttgttgcccttgttgttttatcatgatgtggttattattactgttgttactgatgttattgttgttggataacaccatcaatatatcctggagctccactttcccagagccccaccctagtagggaaagagagaggcaggctgggagtatggatggacctgtcaacacccatgttcagcgggggttggggggagtgggggggtgttcatactcccagagggttaaagaataggaaagccatggggagggggatgagatatggagttctggtggtggatattgtgtggagttgtacccctcttatcctatggttttgtcaattgtctccttttataaataaaaagtgttaGATGATAAAAATATCCATCAACATTCTTGATCTATATTAGTACCAGAATACCTACCCCAAGTAAAAATGTACTCCCAACCAGAGAATACTATAAACTGGAAGACTCCTTAAAAGGGGATTTGGTGATCTAAAAGACCTGTGACTACCACACAAAACAAGGATCACTGAATATTGAAATCGttgtctgggagatagctcagtggataaagcactgaactctcaagcatgaggtcctgagttcaagccccagcagcacatgtaccaaggtgatatctggttctttccctctcctcctttctcattaataaacaaaatattaaaaaaaagaaaggaagaaagaaagaaaaaaaattgaaatcaagTGGTAAGAAGTGACAGTGATGTCTTTAATTTTGATCAAATCTCTTGGGCTTATAGTctgatcaaaaaggaaaaggttgggagttgggctgtagcgcagcaggttaagcgcaggtggcacaaagcgcaacgaccattgtaaggatcccggttcaagcccccagctccccacctgcaggggagtcgcatcacaagcagtgaagcaggtctgcaggtgtctatctttctctccccctctgtcttcccctcctctattttctctctgtcgtatccaacaacaatgacatccatggtgactacaacaataaaacagcaagggcaacaaaagggaataaataaataataaaaaaaaatttaaaaaaaaaaaggaaaaggactgctaaaaaaaatttttttttaaagttactgtCCAACTTAAAAGTCACTGGTGTGGGTCCACTGACCTTTATTAACTAATCTGAAGTTTCAGTCTCCCAAAAGTAGAAATGTAGACTAACCTGCCAAGTTATCAAAGTGCTCTACAGACAACCTACCCAACATTCTGCCTTCCCCAAAGGTGGTTTTGACCAtagtaatatttttttctcttttgctaatGACTTTATCCCATCCTCTTTCTGACTATAAAATAATTCCATTTTGAGTAACTTTTTGCGGCACCATTCTACTTGCTAGATAAAATGCTGCCCAATTAATGAAATCTTTTAGTCaattatatattttcatatgtgtttaagtaataataaaataactttaaaaggcTTGGGACAATCATTTATATTGAATGAAACATAAAAGGCTGGGGAtactgcaaggactggcataaggatcccagttcgagcccccaactccccaccttcaggggagtcgcttcacagacagtgctgcaggtctgcaggtgtctatctttccccctctctgcttcccctcctctatgctatccaacaataacaacaacagtagcaacaaggacaacaaaaatggggaaaatggccttcagaagcagtggatttgtagtgcagtcaccaagccccagcgataacctggaggcaaaagaaaagaaaaaagaaaaaaaaaggctggggataTAGTTAAGTGGTAGAATGaatatttcccatatttgaggCCCTGGATTAATACCCTAGCACCCTCCCTTcttcatacacaaacacacaccctgccttaaaaaaaaaaatatatatatatatatatatatatatatatattttatatatatatataaaatatatatatatatatataatatatatatatatatataatatatatattttatatatatatataaaataatacaaagGGCTGGGACTGGAGCTCAGTGGTAAAGTATTTcctatgtatgaggccctgggttgaaTTCCTGGCACGCCTACCCTCAAAAcataaactgggagtcaggctaagcgggttaagcgcatgtggcacaaaacgtaAGTGttggcttaaggatcttggttcgagcccctggctccccacctgcaggagagtcacctaacaagcggtgatgcaggtctagaggtgtctctcttgctctccccttctctatctcccctcctctctagatttctttctgtcctacccagcagcaacatcaatagcaactagGGTCATAGGAGCTTCAGACAAGAAagactttctgcataaccactataccgTCTCCCTAACCCTAGGTattcatattaaaaaattaatttctgggAAAAGTCAcctccggaagcagtggatttgtagtgtaggcactgaggctccagtgataacactggaggcaaaaaaaaaaaaaaaactcccttttGAATAGCAATAAACTTAGTACATTTGAGCTGAAATGATAAGCTAACGTATAAAACACAGGGTTCTAGGAGAACCCAGTACTCTAAGTCCCAATGGCAAATTCTGGATGTTGAGTCaatttgtgcaaaaaaaaaaaaaaaagcctgccaaATAGTAACAATAACCAAAAACAAAGCTATAATGCAATGATTATGTTTCATAATATAACTGTGTTCTAGCCCTCCTCCACAGCTCCACAGCTCGCCAATCCTGTCAGTCTTGTCAGTGAAATCATCCCTTTTGACTCCTATCGTTTCTCTTGCCAAAGGGCAAataagggttacaactccacacaattcccaccaccaaaactctgtatcccatcccctccccttatagctttcctattctttaaccctctgggagtatggacccaaggtcattgtgagatgcggaaggtggaagaaggtggaaggtggaaggtggaaggtggaaggtggaagatggaaggtggaaggtggtctggcttctgtaattgcttccccgctgaacatgagagtCAACAGGTCgatcacaggtcaatccatacttaacagggaattttttaaattgggggaaattaatggtttacagtagatacagttactggtacatgtgtaaatttctccgttttctacaaaacactctcacccccagtctaggtcctcctccaccatcatgcaccaggacctgaaagcccccatccccacccccagaatcttttactttggtgcaatacaccaaacccaacttctattttgtgtttctcccttctattcttatttctcaacttctgtccataagtgagatcatcccatattcacagtcagtgaagcaggtctgcaggtgtctatctttctctccccctgtcttcccctcctccctccatttttctctatcctattcaacaacaataacaacaacaataataaccacaacaatgataaaacaacaagtgcaacaaaatggaaaaaaatagcctctacgaGCAGTGGCACAAGCACTAAGGATCCCTGGaggcggggaaaaaaaaaaggaaaaaaaaattgccttcaggagcagtagattcgtagttcaggcactaatcccagggataaccctggaggcaaaaacaaaaacaaaaactggggcTGAGCAGTGATATACCTGCTTAAATGGGGCAAagcgtcacaaatggtgaagcagcgatgcaggtgcctctcccttcctctcaatcccttcctcagtttctttctgtcctgtcatattaaataaacatataaaaattaaatataattcaAGACAAATCCACACCACTAGCATCTTCATTTTTCTCCTAATTCAATAACTTACAGTTCTCtaattttccattaaaaaataatattaggtATATTTCACAATTAATGATTAATGATTCTTGtccatttagaaaaagaaatgaaaggagagaaTGTTACTGGAGTGAGCAAActtgtctcattttttaaaaataatatcagGTATATTTCACAATTAATGATTAAGTTACTTTGGGAGAAGTTTAGCTTTCTACCAATTAATGGAACCGGTAATGAATGAACTTACTAAACACTAGACATTTTACAGTTACCAGTTATAATCATGTCATATATATGAGAGGAAACTGAGGACAGTACACATAAAATTCAAACTCCACACTTCTGCCTTCATTTTCCGCTTACACTCCCCTCTCCTAGGTTACTGTACTAATCTCTCTAACCATGAATATTATCGCCTGAAAGCCTTCATGCACCCCCAAAAAGAATACATGAAGACTCATAatttaataataacagtaatactgTAATACACTTACTAGTCAGCAGTGATCATGGCAATACTAGGAACTGCAAATGCACCTAATTCCTTCAGAGATATAGAAGACTTCTTGTCCATTTAGAAAAAGaagttgggagtccggcggtagcacgatgggctaagcgcatgtggtgcaaagctcaaggaccggcgtcttTTCCCTGTTGctgccctttttcttttattgttgttgttatcgatgtcgtcattgttggataggacagagagaaatggagagaggaggagaagacagagagggggagagaaagataagaaacctgcagacctacttcaccgcctgtgaagtgatgcccctgcaggtggggagccgggggctcgaaccgggatccttaagccggtccttgcacttcgcgccacgtgcccttaacccactgcattaccgcccgactcccataaataaatattttttaaaaagagagaaaaaaaaagaaaagtgaaaggagAGAATGTTACTGTAGAGTGTGTGCAAACttgtctcatttttttaaataaaat
Above is a window of Erinaceus europaeus chromosome 3, mEriEur2.1, whole genome shotgun sequence DNA encoding:
- the MTHFD2 gene encoding bifunctional methylenetetrahydrofolate dehydrogenase/cyclohydrolase, mitochondrial, producing MAAAPLLSRLATRLLWPAQNCRLPHQPFHLSAFRNEAVIISGRKLAQQIKQEVGQEVEQWVALGNKRPHLSVVLVGENPASHSYVLNKTRAAADVGINSETIVKPASISEEELLNLINKLNNDDNVDGLLVQLPLPEHIDERKICNAVSPDKDVDGFHVINVGRMCLDQYSMLPATPWGVWEIIKRTGIPTLGKNVVVAGRSKNVGMPIAMLLHTDGAHERPGGDATVTISHRYTPKEQLKKHTVLADIVISAAGIPNLITADMIKEGATVIDVGINRVQDPVTGKPKLVGDVDFEGVKKKAGYITPVPGGVGPMTVAMLMKNTIIAAKKVLRLEEREILKSKELGVATN